DNA from Microbacterium sp. SORGH_AS_0969:
GCCCGGCGGGAGGAGCAGCCCGATCGCGCCGTATCGGGCGGTGCGGAGGCTGCGCGCGGGCGCGTTGACCACGTAGCCCAGCGCGCGGGCGGCGGCGAGTACGCGCTCCCGCGTCTCGGGGGAGACGCCGGCCTTGTCGCGGAGCGCGAACGACGCGGCGGCGATCGAGACGCCGGCGGCGGCGGCCACGTCGTGCAGCGTCGGTTTGCGGGGCGTCACACGGCCCGACAGTACCCGACGCCGAATCGACTCTTGCGCCGACGCCAACTTAAACGTTTAATGTCCCTGAAACACCACGAGCTCCTGGGCTGAAACACCGGGCCCGTAGCCTCGGGCTCGAGCAGGGCGATCGACGACGATCCACCCCGCCGCCCCCCGCACGCCGACCCCGACTCCGACCGAAAGAGATGGCCCGCCGATGAGCTGGCGCATGCCGAGCGAGACCGCCCCGCAGACCCGTACCTGGATGGCCTTCCCCGCCGAGGGGCCCACGCTCGGCGAGACCGACGCCGAACGCGAGGCCGGTTACGCGGCGTGGACCGCGGTCGCCCACGCCGTCGCCGAGTTCGAACCCGTCACGATGGTCGTCGATCCCGCGGAGGTCGCCCGCGCACGACGCATGCTGTCGTCCGAGATCGAGATCCTCGAGGCGCCGGTCGACGAGTTCTGGATGCGCGACGCCGGGCCCTCCTTCGTCCTCGATCCCGAACGCCCCGGCGTGCTGGGGGCGGTCGCGTGGACGTTCAACGGCTGGGGCGACCACTGGTGGAGCGAGTGGCGCAAGTCCGCCGGCCTCGGACGCCTCGTCGCCGAAGCGGCGGGCGCCGAGCTCGTGTCGTCTCTCCTCGTGAACGAGGGGGGCGGCATCCACGTCGACGGCGAGGGCACGGTCTTCCTCACCGAGACCGTGCAGCTCGACCCGCGCCGGAACCCCTACGCCGACCGCGCGCGCGTCGAGGCCGAGATGCTCCGCACGATCGGAGCGACGCACGCGGTCTGGCTGCCGCGCGGACTGACGCGCGACTACGAGGACTTCGGCACGAGCGGGCACGTCGATATCGTGGCGACGATGCCCTCACCCGGAGTCGTGCTCCTGCACGACCAGCGCAACCCCGCGCACCCCGACCACACCGTCTCCGCCGAGCTCCGTGCGTTCTTCGCGGAGCAGACGGATGCCGCCGGCCGCCCGTTCGACATCGTCGATCTGCCCGCGCCCGCCACGATCCGCGACGCCGACGGCGACACCGACTGGAGCTACGTCAACCACCTCGTCGTCAACGGCGGCGTGATCGCCTGCGGCTTCGACGAGCCCGAGGCCGACGCCCGGGCGCGCGGCATCCTCGAGGAGGCGTACCCGGGGCGCCGGGTGGTCACGGTCGACGCCCGCGAACTGTACGCCCGGGGCGGCGGCATCCACTGCATCACCCAGCAGCAGCCGGAGGTGACCGCGTGATCGAGGTCACCGAAGCGACCATCGCCCAGCTCGCCGCCGCGCTCGCCGCGGGCGAGACCACCGCGGTCGAGCTCGTCGACGCGCACCTCGCGCGCATCGCCGCGTACGACGGGCCGGACTCCGAGACGAGGCTGAACTCGGTCGTCGTGCTCAACCCCGACGCCCGGGCCGAGGCCGAGGCCTCTGATGCGCGCCGCGCCGCGGGGCAGACGCGCGGGCCGCTCGACGGCATCCCGTACACCGCGAAGGACAGCTATCTCGTGCGCGGTCTCACCGCGGCATCCGGAAGCCCCGCCTTCGCCGACCTCGTGGCGCAGAGCGACGCGTTCACCATCGAGCGGCTGCGGGATGCGGGAGCCATCTGCCTCGGGCGCACGAACATGCCCCCGATGGCCAACGGCGGCATGCAGCGGGGGCTCTACGGGCGAGCCGAGAGCCCGTACGACGCCGACTACCTCACCTCGGCCTTCGCCTCGGGATCATCGAACGGTTCCGGCACGGCGACGGCCGCGTCGTTCGGCGTCTTCGGTCTCGGCGAGGAGACGTGGTCGAGCGGGCGGGCCCCGGCATCCTGCAACGGACTCTGCGCGTACACCCCGTCGCGCGGCGTGATCTCGGTGCGCGGCAACTGGCCGCTGGTGCCGACCATGGACGTCGTCGTGCCGCATACGCGGTCAATGGCCGACCTGCTCGCGGTGCTCGACGTCGTCGTCGCCGACGATCCCGACACGCGCGGGGACTTCTGGCGCGCACAGCCGTGGGTGCCGCTGCCGGCTGCGTCCGAGGTCCGGCCGGAGTCGTACGCCGCACTCGCGGCCGACGCCTCGCTGGTCGGCAAGCGGATCGGCATCCCGCGCCTCTTTCTCGGCACGGATCCGCTCGTGGGCACCGGCCCGAAGGGCGTGGGCGGGCCGACGGGGGAGCGCATCGAGCCGCGACCGTCGGTGCTCCCCCTGTGGGAGGCCGCGCGCGCCGACCTCGAGGCCGCGGGGGCGATCGTCGTCGAGACCGACTTCCCGCTGCTGAGCAACTACGAGGGCGATCGTCCCGGGGCACCGACGATCGCGACCCGCGGTCTGGTGTCGCCGGAGTTCCTCCACCGCGAGATCGTCGACTTGTCGGCGTGGGCGTGGGACGACTTCCTCCGCGCGAACGGACACCCCGGCCTCGCGGTCGTCGACGGGGCGGAGATCTTCCCGCACCCCGAGGGGGCGCTGCCCGACCGGTACACGGGCTTCGACGACGACATCGCGCTGTACCCCGCGCATGTTCGCGAGCACCCGGTGAAGGCGTTCACCGAGATCCCCGAGTTGGCTGAGGGTGTGCGAGGTCTGGAAGAGACGCGGCGTCAGGATCTGGAGGAGTGGATGGATGCCGAGGGCCTCGACGCCCTGGTCTTCCCGACGCAGACCGACGTGGCGCCCGCCGACGCCGACGTGAACCCCGCTTCGGCGGACATCGCGTGGCGCAACGGCGTCTGGGTCTCGACGGGGAACCTCGCGATCCGCCACTGCGGGGTGCCGACGGTGACGGTACCGATGGGGGTGATGGCCGACATCGGGATGCCGGTGGGGTTGACGTTCGCCGGTCGGGCCTACGACGACACGTCATTGCTGCGATTGGGTGCGGCTTTCGAGGCGCTGCGTCCGCGGCGGGTGGTGCCGCCGCGGACGCCGGCGCTGGGGGGCGAAAGCGGGTGACTTTGCGCCTCGCGGCAGATGAATCTCACTAGACCCCCCTTGATTGCGGAGTAAGGGGGGGTCTTTCCTACTCTAGTGAGAGCGCAGAAGACGCGGGTTGTGCTGCAACACCTGAGAAGCATCGGCTGGGTCTACCTGCGGGATGGACGGGGAAGTCACGAGCTGTGGGGGTTACCCGACGGTTCGCAGAAGGCGGTTGTTCCCGCGGGTCACCGCGAGGTTTCGGCCGGTGTGCTCCGGATGTTGGAGAAGGCGGGAGCGACGCTCCC
Protein-coding regions in this window:
- a CDS encoding agmatine/peptidylarginine deiminase codes for the protein MSWRMPSETAPQTRTWMAFPAEGPTLGETDAEREAGYAAWTAVAHAVAEFEPVTMVVDPAEVARARRMLSSEIEILEAPVDEFWMRDAGPSFVLDPERPGVLGAVAWTFNGWGDHWWSEWRKSAGLGRLVAEAAGAELVSSLLVNEGGGIHVDGEGTVFLTETVQLDPRRNPYADRARVEAEMLRTIGATHAVWLPRGLTRDYEDFGTSGHVDIVATMPSPGVVLLHDQRNPAHPDHTVSAELRAFFAEQTDAAGRPFDIVDLPAPATIRDADGDTDWSYVNHLVVNGGVIACGFDEPEADARARGILEEAYPGRRVVTVDARELYARGGGIHCITQQQPEVTA
- a CDS encoding amidase; translation: MIEVTEATIAQLAAALAAGETTAVELVDAHLARIAAYDGPDSETRLNSVVVLNPDARAEAEASDARRAAGQTRGPLDGIPYTAKDSYLVRGLTAASGSPAFADLVAQSDAFTIERLRDAGAICLGRTNMPPMANGGMQRGLYGRAESPYDADYLTSAFASGSSNGSGTATAASFGVFGLGEETWSSGRAPASCNGLCAYTPSRGVISVRGNWPLVPTMDVVVPHTRSMADLLAVLDVVVADDPDTRGDFWRAQPWVPLPAASEVRPESYAALAADASLVGKRIGIPRLFLGTDPLVGTGPKGVGGPTGERIEPRPSVLPLWEAARADLEAAGAIVVETDFPLLSNYEGDRPGAPTIATRGLVSPEFLHREIVDLSAWAWDDFLRANGHPGLAVVDGAEIFPHPEGALPDRYTGFDDDIALYPAHVREHPVKAFTEIPELAEGVRGLEETRRQDLEEWMDAEGLDALVFPTQTDVAPADADVNPASADIAWRNGVWVSTGNLAIRHCGVPTVTVPMGVMADIGMPVGLTFAGRAYDDTSLLRLGAAFEALRPRRVVPPRTPALGGESG